One region of Priestia megaterium genomic DNA includes:
- a CDS encoding hydroxymethylglutaryl-CoA lyase has translation MGFPEKVTIIEVGPRDGLQNEKNFVPTDKKINFIKKLKEAGLSEIEITSFVSPKWVPQMKDASTIAPIFQPDTCRNIVLVPNQKGLEKALQADCRSVALFIGVSDTFNQKNINKNTEEAVQTLLPLIQQLKQQECFIRTCISTAFYCPYEGKINERDVLSLCESFVEAGVDELSVADTIGMANPKDVFSLFPKLKQSFPHTLLAAHFHDTRGLAIANIYAALQAGINRFDSSAGGLGGCPFAKGATGNVATEDLVFMLHEMGISTSINEEKLLEAVDFIAPYISRPIESKQYSLFAQR, from the coding sequence ATGGGATTTCCTGAAAAAGTAACAATTATAGAAGTTGGTCCACGAGATGGACTTCAAAATGAAAAAAATTTTGTTCCAACTGATAAAAAAATTAATTTTATCAAAAAATTAAAAGAAGCTGGACTATCTGAAATCGAAATTACATCCTTTGTTTCTCCAAAATGGGTTCCTCAAATGAAAGATGCTTCTACTATTGCACCTATATTCCAGCCTGATACATGCCGAAACATTGTACTGGTGCCGAATCAAAAAGGCTTGGAAAAGGCACTGCAAGCTGATTGCCGCTCGGTTGCGCTTTTTATTGGCGTAAGCGATACTTTTAATCAAAAAAATATTAACAAAAACACCGAAGAAGCTGTCCAAACGCTGCTTCCTCTCATTCAGCAGCTTAAGCAGCAAGAATGTTTTATTCGCACCTGCATTTCCACCGCCTTTTATTGCCCATATGAAGGAAAAATAAATGAACGTGACGTGCTGAGCCTTTGCGAAAGCTTTGTGGAAGCTGGAGTAGATGAGCTAAGCGTTGCCGATACAATTGGCATGGCAAATCCTAAAGATGTATTTTCACTTTTCCCGAAATTAAAACAAAGTTTCCCCCACACGCTACTTGCTGCGCACTTTCACGATACGAGAGGATTGGCTATTGCCAATATCTATGCAGCTCTGCAAGCCGGTATTAACAGGTTCGATTCATCCGCTGGCGGGCTAGGAGGATGTCCATTTGCTAAGGGAGCAACGGGAAACGTAGCTACCGAAGATCTTGTCTTTATGCTTCATGAAATGGGTATTTCCACTTCTATTAATGAAGAAAAGCTGCTCGAAGCGGTCGATTTTATCGCTCCTTACATTTCAAGACCGATTGAAAGCAAGCAATACTCTTTATTTGCACAGCGTTAA
- a CDS encoding alpha/beta hydrolase: MKKWLLLVGSVLGAFAALGIFFTNQMMYIRKKTDKVIIDRDTEDGFYDEKVYSTLPKEAFVLPSSLGYNIAGTVIKQHDNNRFMILSHGVTVHSLNSMKYARLFLKLGWNVVLYDHRRHGKSEGKTTSYGYYEKLDLQSVVHWVKEQFGSTISLGIHGESMGAATTLLYAGMEDGADFYIVDCPFSDLEELLAYRLKQDFHLPKQLVMPAANIILKWREGYSFKDVSPISVVDQIKHPVLFIHSKEDDYILPKMTEQLHAKKMGAKRMYLAPVGTHARSYADNPGEYEQVIESFLEKIQKEAH; the protein is encoded by the coding sequence ATGAAAAAATGGCTATTATTAGTAGGAAGCGTTCTCGGAGCATTTGCCGCTCTTGGCATCTTTTTTACAAATCAAATGATGTACATCCGTAAAAAGACCGACAAAGTTATTATTGACCGCGATACGGAAGATGGCTTTTATGATGAGAAAGTCTATAGCACTCTTCCTAAAGAAGCATTTGTACTTCCTTCTTCTCTAGGCTATAACATAGCTGGAACCGTTATTAAACAACACGATAACAACCGATTTATGATTCTTTCGCATGGAGTCACAGTTCATTCACTGAATTCTATGAAATATGCTCGGCTTTTTCTGAAGCTTGGATGGAACGTCGTTCTTTATGATCATCGCCGTCACGGCAAGTCTGAAGGGAAAACAACGAGCTACGGCTATTATGAAAAGCTGGACCTTCAATCTGTTGTTCACTGGGTAAAAGAACAATTCGGTTCAACTATTTCCCTTGGGATTCACGGGGAGTCTATGGGAGCTGCGACCACTCTTTTATATGCTGGAATGGAAGACGGAGCTGATTTTTATATTGTCGACTGCCCTTTTTCAGACTTGGAAGAACTTCTTGCCTATCGCTTAAAACAAGATTTTCACCTGCCCAAACAGCTTGTGATGCCAGCAGCCAATATTATTTTAAAATGGCGAGAAGGCTATTCATTTAAAGACGTATCCCCCATTTCAGTCGTAGATCAAATCAAACATCCTGTTCTGTTTATCCATAGTAAAGAAGATGACTATATTCTTCCTAAAATGACGGAGCAGCTGCATGCAAAAAAAATGGGTGCAAAACGGATGTATTTGGCACCTGTAGGCACTCATGCCCGCTCGTATGCTGATAATCCAGGGGAATATGAACAAGTTATTGAATCATTTTTAGAAAAAATACAAAAAGAAGCGCATTAA
- a CDS encoding iron-sulfur cluster biosynthesis family protein: MNITFTDKAITKIQEKYGKDSSLYLKLKYDTDGCGCVVSGVTTLWIVDEKESDDVTIETNFVPVLVEKTKQVFLDDNMTVDYNESAYAFMLKCPSQILNPRMSFIDKTKEAL, from the coding sequence ATGAATATTACCTTTACAGATAAAGCAATAACAAAAATACAAGAAAAGTACGGAAAAGATTCTTCACTATATTTAAAATTGAAATACGATACGGATGGATGCGGCTGTGTGGTGAGCGGTGTAACGACGCTATGGATTGTTGATGAAAAAGAGAGCGATGATGTGACCATCGAGACGAATTTTGTTCCCGTTCTTGTCGAAAAAACAAAGCAAGTATTTCTAGATGATAATATGACGGTTGACTACAATGAAAGTGCATATGCGTTTATGCTAAAATGTCCTTCTCAAATTTTAAATCCGCGCATGTCATTCATCGATAAAACAAAAGAAGCGCTTTAA
- a CDS encoding CDGSH iron-sulfur domain-containing protein, with product MSKVQIKVMDNGSFRVTGDVELIDADGNKFETKPTFSLCRCGQSQKMPFCDGNHKGKFDSCVRAAKVLDEQ from the coding sequence ATGTCAAAAGTACAAATTAAAGTAATGGATAACGGTTCTTTCCGTGTCACTGGAGACGTTGAATTAATTGATGCAGACGGCAATAAATTTGAAACAAAGCCGACATTTTCACTATGCCGATGTGGCCAGTCGCAAAAGATGCCCTTTTGCGACGGAAATCATAAAGGAAAATTCGACTCTTGTGTGCGCGCTGCAAAAGTTTTAGACGAGCAGTAG
- a CDS encoding SDR family NAD(P)-dependent oxidoreductase, which yields MKSSLKNQHVVITGASGGLGEHLAYEVAKRGGVPVLLARTEEKLQRVAEQINQKYGITSYIYKADVANVEEVRSVVQKMISEIKRVDVLINNAGFGVFEEVKEASISTIASMFQVNVIGLIACTQEILAYMLKENKGHIINIASQAGKLATPKSSGYSASKHAVLGFTNSLRMELAKTDIYVTAVNPGPIQTNFFSIADQSGNYEKSVEKFMLKPQYVAEKTVNIIGKSKREVNLPKWMNMGSKVYQLAPGLVEKLAGDAFNRK from the coding sequence TTGAAATCCTCGTTAAAGAACCAACATGTCGTGATTACAGGCGCTTCAGGAGGTCTTGGAGAACATTTAGCTTATGAAGTGGCCAAAAGAGGGGGCGTCCCCGTTTTACTTGCACGTACAGAAGAAAAGCTGCAGCGAGTAGCTGAGCAAATTAATCAAAAGTATGGGATTACCTCTTACATATATAAAGCTGACGTAGCGAACGTAGAGGAAGTCAGAAGTGTTGTTCAGAAAATGATAAGTGAAATTAAGCGTGTTGATGTGCTGATTAATAATGCAGGCTTTGGTGTATTTGAAGAAGTGAAAGAAGCATCCATTTCGACAATTGCATCAATGTTTCAAGTCAATGTTATTGGATTAATTGCATGTACACAAGAAATTTTAGCTTATATGCTAAAAGAAAACAAAGGACATATTATTAACATTGCTTCTCAAGCAGGCAAACTGGCAACGCCTAAATCCAGTGGCTATTCAGCTTCTAAACATGCCGTGCTAGGGTTTACCAACAGCCTGCGAATGGAATTAGCAAAAACGGATATCTATGTAACCGCAGTGAATCCAGGTCCTATTCAAACCAACTTTTTTTCAATAGCGGATCAGTCAGGAAACTATGAAAAAAGTGTAGAAAAGTTTATGTTAAAACCTCAATACGTAGCTGAAAAAACGGTCAATATTATTGGGAAATCAAAACGAGAAGTCAACTTGCCTAAGTGGATGAACATGGGTTCGAAGGTGTATCAGCTTGCCCCGGGGCTCGTAGAAAAATTGGCAGGGGATGCGTTTAATAGAAAATAA
- a CDS encoding MBL fold metallo-hydrolase: MNEQLYKIVLPTPFAVGDVNVFVIKGQTVTLIDAGIKTEAAWSVFKEKLNEIGLKPDDIKQVVLTHHHPDHVGMLDFFDKDIAIVGHAKNQPWISQNPDFFEWYDAFFEDHFMKAGVDERFRPYLKRLKASMKYSCHRSLTTSVQEGDYIPGLESWKVLEVPGHAQSHIALYNEKTAVMIGGDLLLKHISSNPLIEPPMKPSGERPKTLLQYNHSLRRLLDLEISCIYTGHGDEVLHVRELVQERLQKQSDRADKVLSMIKERPQTAFDICKQLFPTIYEKELGLTLSETIGQLDFLEDANKISTHEKESTLIYSVCS; this comes from the coding sequence ATGAATGAGCAATTGTATAAAATTGTGCTGCCTACTCCTTTTGCGGTAGGAGATGTGAATGTTTTTGTTATAAAAGGTCAGACCGTTACGCTAATCGATGCTGGTATTAAAACGGAGGCAGCGTGGTCTGTATTTAAAGAAAAGCTTAATGAAATAGGATTAAAACCAGATGATATTAAACAAGTTGTCCTAACTCATCACCATCCTGATCACGTAGGAATGCTTGATTTTTTTGATAAAGATATCGCCATAGTCGGTCATGCGAAAAATCAGCCTTGGATCTCTCAGAATCCGGATTTTTTTGAGTGGTACGATGCGTTTTTTGAAGATCACTTTATGAAAGCGGGCGTAGATGAAAGATTTCGCCCCTATTTAAAACGTTTAAAAGCATCAATGAAGTATTCATGTCACCGTTCTCTTACGACTTCTGTGCAGGAAGGAGATTACATTCCGGGCCTAGAGAGTTGGAAAGTGCTTGAAGTGCCCGGTCATGCTCAAAGCCATATTGCATTATACAATGAAAAAACAGCGGTTATGATTGGAGGAGATTTGCTGTTAAAGCATATTTCATCTAATCCGCTTATTGAACCTCCTATGAAACCAAGCGGCGAGCGGCCTAAAACGCTTCTTCAATATAATCATTCGTTAAGACGTCTGCTTGACTTAGAGATAAGCTGTATCTATACAGGTCATGGAGATGAAGTATTACATGTCCGTGAACTTGTACAAGAGAGGTTACAAAAGCAAAGCGACCGAGCGGATAAAGTGCTTAGCATGATAAAAGAACGCCCTCAAACAGCGTTTGATATTTGCAAACAGCTATTTCCTACTATTTATGAAAAAGAACTAGGGCTAACTCTTTCTGAAACAATTGGTCAGCTCGATTTTTTAGAAGATGCAAATAAAATCAGTACACATGAAAAGGAAAGTACGCTTATTTATTCTGTGTGCTCTTAA
- the proI gene encoding pyrroline-5-carboxylate reductase ProI, with the protein MKTDLNIAFIGAGSMAEAMISGLLSDKKLRPNQITVTNHSSDKRLHELRNAYGINITRNHALLIEKSDIVMLAIKPKDVAESINTIKSYIRPHHLVLSVLAGVSTATIVNLFDQEVAVVRAMPNTSASIGLSATAIAPGKFATAEHMNVTTALFETIGTVTTVEEEQLHAVTGLSGSGPAYVYYLVEAMEKAAEKQGLDTSVSNELILQTLIGAAEMLKQSPKTPAVLRKEVMSPGGTTEAGIEQLISHNFQEAMMQCIEQATIRSKYLGDTIDEKISSKRS; encoded by the coding sequence ATGAAAACGGATTTAAACATCGCCTTTATTGGAGCTGGATCAATGGCTGAAGCCATGATCTCAGGGCTGCTGTCAGATAAAAAGCTTCGCCCCAATCAAATCACCGTAACAAATCATAGCAGCGATAAAAGACTTCACGAACTTCGAAACGCCTATGGAATTAACATTACGCGTAATCATGCCTTGTTAATAGAAAAAAGCGATATCGTCATGCTTGCTATTAAACCAAAAGACGTAGCCGAAAGCATCAATACGATTAAGTCCTATATTCGTCCCCATCACCTCGTTCTCTCTGTTTTAGCGGGTGTATCGACTGCCACAATTGTAAACTTGTTTGACCAAGAAGTAGCGGTTGTAAGAGCTATGCCAAATACATCTGCTTCTATTGGATTATCGGCTACAGCCATTGCACCCGGGAAGTTTGCTACAGCGGAGCATATGAACGTTACTACTGCTTTATTTGAAACGATTGGTACGGTTACAACTGTAGAGGAAGAGCAGCTTCACGCTGTAACAGGACTATCTGGAAGCGGCCCAGCGTATGTCTATTATCTAGTAGAAGCAATGGAAAAAGCAGCTGAAAAACAAGGCTTGGATACGTCAGTGTCAAATGAACTAATTCTTCAAACGCTTATCGGTGCTGCAGAAATGCTGAAACAGTCACCTAAAACACCGGCCGTACTTCGAAAAGAAGTTATGAGTCCTGGCGGTACAACAGAAGCAGGTATCGAACAGCTTATTTCTCATAACTTCCAAGAAGCGATGATGCAGTGTATTGAACAAGCTACCATTCGCTCTAAATATTTAGGAGATACGATTGACGAAAAAATCTCGAGTAAACGTTCGTAA
- the namA gene encoding NADPH dehydrogenase NamA translates to MTTKLFSPYTVKDVTLKNRIVMSPMCMYSCEKEDGVVTDFHMVHYTTRAVGQVGLIMVEASAVVPQGRISAQDLGIWNDEQRDGLTKLVTQLKENGAKTAIQLAHAGRKATVEGDIYAPSAIAFDDKSKKPVEMTTEQIHETISAFKESARRSKEAGFDIIELHAAHGYLVHQFLSPLSNKRSDEYGGSAENRYRFLKEIIDAVKTEWDGPLFVRVSASDYTEGGLTVDDHVVFAKWMKEQGVDLIDVSSGALVHAPINVYPGYQVPFADKIKQQANIDTGAVGLITTGRQAEEVLQSERADLIFVARELLRDPYFPRTAAKELNETLSAPVQYERGW, encoded by the coding sequence ATGACAACAAAACTATTTTCACCTTATACAGTGAAAGACGTAACATTAAAAAACCGAATTGTAATGTCACCAATGTGCATGTATTCATGCGAAAAAGAAGACGGAGTAGTAACCGACTTTCATATGGTTCACTACACAACTCGCGCGGTTGGACAAGTAGGTCTCATTATGGTTGAAGCCTCAGCTGTCGTCCCACAAGGTCGTATTTCAGCTCAAGACTTAGGGATTTGGAATGATGAGCAAAGAGATGGATTAACAAAACTTGTGACACAGCTAAAAGAAAACGGTGCAAAAACGGCCATTCAACTTGCACACGCAGGACGTAAAGCAACTGTTGAAGGCGATATTTATGCTCCTTCTGCGATTGCTTTTGATGATAAAAGTAAAAAACCTGTGGAAATGACCACAGAACAAATTCATGAAACGATTTCTGCCTTTAAAGAAAGCGCTCGACGCTCAAAGGAAGCTGGATTTGATATTATCGAGCTTCACGCGGCACACGGTTATTTAGTACATCAATTCCTATCACCGCTAAGCAATAAACGCAGCGACGAATATGGCGGCAGCGCAGAAAACCGCTATCGTTTCTTAAAGGAAATTATTGACGCTGTGAAAACAGAGTGGGACGGTCCTTTATTTGTCCGTGTTTCTGCTTCTGACTATACAGAAGGCGGATTAACAGTCGATGATCACGTTGTATTTGCAAAATGGATGAAAGAACAAGGCGTCGACTTAATTGACGTTAGTTCCGGTGCTCTTGTACATGCTCCAATTAACGTATACCCTGGCTATCAAGTTCCGTTTGCAGATAAAATTAAGCAGCAGGCAAATATTGATACAGGCGCAGTTGGATTAATTACAACTGGACGACAAGCTGAAGAGGTTTTACAAAGCGAACGCGCTGATTTAATTTTTGTTGCGCGCGAACTTCTGCGCGATCCGTACTTCCCGCGCACGGCGGCAAAAGAATTAAATGAAACACTTTCAGCACCCGTTCAGTACGAACGCGGATGGTAA